One Candidatus Bathyarchaeota archaeon genomic region harbors:
- a CDS encoding type I glyceraldehyde-3-phosphate dehydrogenase — protein sequence KGILAYTEEPLVSSDFNHSTYSAIVDGLSTMTIENLVKVLAWYDNEWGFSCRMVELIELIGKKDKP from the coding sequence TGAAAGGCATCCTGGCATATACAGAAGAACCTCTGGTCTCTTCTGATTTTAACCACTCAACATATTCGGCAATAGTTGATGGGTTATCAACAATGACAATCGAGAATCTAGTCAAAGTACTGGCGTGGTACGACAATGAGTGGGGATTTTCCTGCAGAATGGTAGAACTTATCGAGCTGATAGGTAAAAAAGACAAGCCGTAG